In the Sus scrofa isolate TJ Tabasco breed Duroc chromosome 7, Sscrofa11.1, whole genome shotgun sequence genome, one interval contains:
- the LOC100156339 gene encoding olfactory receptor 4F3/4F16/4F29-like — protein MMGNSLIMLTVTSDPHLHSPMYFLLANLSFIDMGVSSVTSPKMIYDLFRKRKVISFSGCITQIFFIHVIGGVEMVLLIAMAFDRYVAICKPLHYLTIMSPRLCIFLLVAAWIIGLVHSTVQLASVVNLPFCGPNVLDSFYCDLPRFIKLACVDTDQLEFMVTANSGLISVGSFFILIISYIVIILTVKKQCSVGSSKALSTLSAHITVVILFFGPLIFFYMWPFPSTPLDKFLAIFDAVLTPSLNPIIYTFRNQEMKVSMRRVCRQLVNYRRSLK, from the coding sequence ATGATGGGAAACTCCCTCATTATGCTCACTGTGACTTCTGACCCTCACTTACACTCCCCCATGTACTTTCTGTTAGCCAACCTCTCCTTCATTGACATGGGAGTTTCTTCTGTCACTTCTCCCAAGATGATTTATGACCTTTTCAGGAAACGTAAAGTCATCTCCTTCAGTGGCTGCATCACTCAAATCTTCTTCATCCACGTCATTGGTGGTGTGGAGATGGTGCTCCTTATAGCCATGGCCTTTGACAGATATGTTGCCATATGTAAACCTCTCCATTATCTGACCATCATGAGCCCAAGATTGTGCATCTTCCTTTTAGTGGCTGCCTGGATAATTGGCCTTGTCCACTCCACAGTTCAACTGGCTTCTGTGGTAAACTTACCCTTCTGTGGGCCTAATGTGTTGGACAGCTTTTACTGTGACCTTCCTCGGTTCATCAAACTTGCCTGCGTAGACACAGATCAACTAGAGTTCATGGTCACGGCCAACAGTGGACTAATCTCTGTTGGCTCCTTCTTCATTCTGATTATTTCCTACATAGTCATCATTCTCACTGTTAAGAAACAGTGTTCAGTGGGTTCATCCAAGGCTCTGTCCACACTATCAGCTCACATCACTGTGGTCATCTTATTTTTTGGtcctttgatatttttctatatGTGGCCATTTCCTTCCACACCCCTGGATAAGTTTCTGGCCATCTTTGATGCAGTTCTCACTCCTTCCTTGAATCCTATCATTTACACCTTCAGGAATCAAGAAATGAAGGTGTCAATGAGGAGAGTATGCAGGCAGCTAGTGAATTACAGGAGGTCTCTTAAGTGA